gactcttgagagtcccatggactgcaaggagatcaaaccagtcaaccctaaaggaaatcaaccctgtatatacactggaaggactgatgctgaaactgaagctccaatactttgaccacctgatgcgaagaactgactcattggaaaagaccctgagactgggaaagattgaggacagaagatggggacagaggatgagatggttggatggcatcaccgactcgatggccacgagtttgagcaagctccaggagctggtgatgaacagggaggcctggcgtggtgcagtccatggggtcaccaagagtcagacatgactgagcgactgaacaacaacaacaccctgtggttaggattctgcactttcGCTGCTGAGGCCCAATgttcaatcccgggtcagggaaccaagatcctgtaGACTGCGCATCGcagtcaaaataataaataaacagataaataaaaccaCCAGTATCATCAGCTACACCCTCACCCTGCTAGGGGTTTTCTCAGCAGTGCTGGGCCACAAGGAccctgtattaaaaaaaaaagaaggaaaatgtgtaGAATCCACCAATACCAATAATCACCAGAAAAAGCTACAGTGAGAAAAGCCAGATCCAGGAAGAAGCGGCCAGGGTCACAGCCACGGGAGCTAACTAAGGCCTGACACAGATAGGGCGAGGATTTGACGGGGTCAAACAGCTGAGTTGAATGCCTTctagattcttttctatttctctttaagCAGTGTGAGTTCATAAggaaaatgagttttttttttttttttttttggaagctgGCAGGAAGGAAGCAAGCAAAGATGAACCTACAAGAATTAGGCCCCAGTGGTGGGGCTTTTATTTGGGATGCGGGCGGCTGTCAGCTGCGTGAGTGGCACCCTCTTACGCCTTGGCCCCCACCTTGGTTCCCCTTTCTCCCAGGGCTGTGACTGAAGGAGGGTAGACAGGGGAGAGGCAGGGTCCCCACTCTCTGGCTccacaggagagagagaggggcagGAGCTAAGGAAGGGCTTGACGGCGCCTCCAAGGCCCCTTCTGTGACTACAAGCTTGTGATAGCTAATGTTCTTACACCCCCAGATTCAGcgatctccccccacccccatttcagGGCCGCCAGGAGCTGGGAGTGAAGGAGTGAAGCGAGAGATCAGAGGAGCTGCTTgctggggagcaggggaggggaaggcaggtGGGAGGGCTGTGAAGGGAGCAGGTGGGAGAGCCAAGGTGAGTCAGCACCGATGGAGCAGCAGGCTTGCAGCCTTGGAGCCTCCCTGCAGCTGTGTGCTCGCCTCTGAGCTCTGGGCTGGCTCTGCtgcgcgccccgccccccccccgagTCCCTGTGCTCCCCACCCCATGTCCTCCACTTTGATACCCCCGAAAGTCCTTGCTGCGGGCTCTCGTCAAAACTTGCCTACCCTGTATCACATGCACATCTCAACAGCTACAGGGGCCTTTCTTAAGGAGCCGCTGTCACGAGCGTCTGAGCGAAGTGGCCAACCAGTGACGAGGAGGGTGTTTAGGAGGGATCTTGAAGTGCCCCCTATCGCTCTGGATGGGAGGCCCGCTTAGGGTGGACTGCACACTCTGTCCCCCTGGTCCTTATGGGAGCAGGGCCGGACGACCTCTACCCTGTGTTCCAGGCGGAAGGTACCCGAGTCTGAGGTCCTCTTTAGCTACTGCTGGCTGCCCTGGGTGCCAGAGCATCATTGAAATGAAGCAGGCAGGAGGGGATGAGGTCAGTGAGTCCTCCCCCGGGCCTGCAGGGCTGGATGGAGGGATGTCGCTGGGGTCAGGGAGCGAGACCCTGGGGTGCGCCCACCTAAGGGCCCTTCTGAGAACATGGGCAGGCGAGCAGCCGCACTTGTGTCTGGCTGAGTGGTCCCTGTAGGCCCCTTCAAGGCCCCCAAAGGTCATGGGTGCACTCTGGGAAATCTGGATAGGgacaaaggaggaagagaggaagccCCTTCCACCCTCTCTTAGCCCGGACCTCAGGAAGAATGGGAGTGAAGGGGAAGCTGGCCCCTGGGCCTCTGACAGGTCTCACCTTGGTTCAGAGCAGCCCCTTAgttctctgggcctccatttcctctCTGAGACCAAATCCTTGCCCCACCTACCTCGAAAGGTGTTATGCAGGTAAGAAGAGACATTGTGATGAGCTCTGGGCGCTTGGCCCCCTTTTCTAGGAAAGAGGCCCCAGGGTGTTTTCTTAAACTGTTAAAGCACGTGGAATGCACCACGATTTACCCAAACGGCCAACATGAAATGTGGCCCTTCACAAAGCAGCCAACCGCCCTTGACAGCAGCTGAGCCTGCCTCCGGTTCCCTGTGTTTCCTGAGAGGATGGGCATCTGTGTAGCAGATTCCTGGAAACAAGGAGGGTGCCCTCTGCTTCCTTGTACCCCGAAAGTTGGGCACACAGTTGGCACATACAACTCAAAGATTCTGGGATAGACTAGCAGGGATGGTCACAGGTCCACCTGGTGTGTATGCCTTTTGCCAAGGGACTTGACCATGCTCCCAGAGGACGGGGTCAACTTCCTACCCTTTGAGTCATGACCTGGATTAGCGAATAAAATGCCATGGAAGTGATGTTATACAAGTTCAAGATTAGACTCAAGAGACCTTGCAGCTGCTGCCTTCACCCTCTTTGACTGCTGCCCCAAGACTCCGTGAAGTGATCTGGTGTAGCCTGTTGAAGGAGGAGAGGCCAATGGAGGAGAACCGAGGCCCCCAGGCCGGCAGTGAGACCTACTGCCCGACATGCGAGTGAGTGAGGACCTTGTGGCCTGGCTGACCTCCATGCTAAGCAAGGCTGCTGGATTGAGCCCACAGAAACAGGAGAGGAGCTCCCACCAGCCCACCCACACAACCTTAGAAAGAATAAACCAGTGTTGTCTATGTTTAGGGTGGCCTGTTACACAGCACAAGCTAACCGAAGCCTGAAGAAGGGAAGAGGCCCATCCAAGGCCCCACAGTGAGGAGAGACCAAGCCCAACTATGACCACGCTTCCCAGCTGCCCCCAGCGCCCTTCCGGCCGCAGTGTCCCGCAGTCAAGCTCGTCAGCCCggcaccgtgtgtgtgtgtatttcgaGGGTGTAAACCAAGTAGGTCCTTGCCAATTTCCCCTGAGTTACAAAGGGCTGGCTGGCATCCACACAGGATGCCCATCGTCCCTTGAAAGGACGGCTCATTCCATTCTGCGGAGAGTGAAACTGAGGCCAGGAGTTGGTGGGCAACTTGCTGACAGCCACACAGCTTGTTAATAGCAAAGGTCTGACTCAAGCCCACTCAGGCCTTCTATGCCCATTTAGGATCCTTTCCACCGGCTCCCAGAAAGGAGACCAGCAGGTGACAAAGTTCTCTCCAAGGGTTAGTCTCTCAGAAAagggcacacacatatacaactatacaatacacacatacataccacacacacacacatacacaccatacacacatacacaacacacataccacacacatacatataacacACGCagacatacacaccacacacacatatacaacacacatacatataacacacacatacatacataccacacacacatacatataacacacacacacaccatacacacatacataccacacatatataatacacacatacataccacacatgcatacataccacacacatataatacaataccacacacacatacatacacaccatacacacatacatacgacACATATACaacacatacaacacacacatacatataacacacacatacatacacaccgtacacacatacataccacacacatataatacacagatacatacacaccatacacaaatatatatcacacatacacaccacacacacatacataccacacaTATACAATAcaataccacacacacatacatatacacacacaccatacacacacacatgcataccacACTTACATATACTTCATACACAGAgacatgacacacacacacaccccatacgcacacacataccacacagagacacacatcaTGCTGATCTCTCTCTgcccctctttctctctgtctcttcttcccaACCCTCTGTTTTCAACCAGCCCACCCCTAATGGACCatatactttattaaaaatatatagttacAAACTCCATTGTCGATCTGGGCTGGGCCTATGGGCCCAGAGGGACCGCAGGGAGGGACGGCCCTTATCCTGCTCCTTGGGGTCCCACTTCTGCACCCAAACCCAACACTATCCAGGGGCCAAGGCAGCTGGCTCTAAGGGCCTCGAGGGACCAGCCAgctgggcggggagggggcagggtgcCCAGAGAGGGCCTGCACCGCCTAGTCCTGCGGGTACACATGGCAGAAGGTGGATTCGGTGCCTCCATCTTTCCATTTATAGATATTTACAAAAGAAAGTCATGAGCAACAGACCACAGTCATGCAGAAGAAAcgcacccccctcccaccctcccaaaCTAGCCAGTGGCCCACCCCAGAACCCCAAGATGCCCACCCCCCAACAGTCCAGACGCCTTCCCCAAGGTTCTGAGAGCAAAGGGGGAATGTCCTTGAAGGGTCGGTGGGGAAAGGGTCAGGGGTCTGGGGTTCCTGAGCTCGCCATTGGGTAGGTGCTGGGGAATCGGGCCGACCAGACCAAGGGTGTCCTGGCCCTTTCCCAGGCCTGGGTTCTGGAGTCAGTAGGAAGGGCTCTCCCAGTCTTTGAAGCCCCCAGGTCCCTCCAGAAGGTCGGGAGCCAGGGTGAGTTCTGTCCTGAGTGTGGAGAGGGTGTCCTGGCAGCCCACCCCCCAGCGAGGCTCCTGCGGGAAGCAAGAGGGCGGGCTCAGAGGTCAGATGGCGGACTCCCTGCGGTAGGAGATGTTGTCCAGCGGGAGGGTGGCTTGCATGCGCTCCAGATCCAGGTGGCTGCCAAACTCCAGCATCCGGATGATGCCCGCCTCCTCCTTGGAGCCCGCCTCCAGGCCCAGGCCCGCAGCCACAGCGGCAGCGGCCGcagcctcctcctccatctcctcttcctcctggctCATGAGGGCCAGCTCGTTCTCGTAGCAGAAGGCActgggcgggggcggcggggcgggcaGCACGGTGATCTTGCTCTCCTGCAGCTCCCGGGCTGAGCAGCAGGGCGTGCCAGCCACCTCGTAGGTCTTGTGGAAGCGCGAGTAGTCCACTTTGTAGTGGCTCTTCTCCTCGAAGACCACTGGCTCGAAGCGGTGGCCCCACAGGATCTCGCTGGCCAGGTAGGAGCTGCGGGCCTGGGTGGTCATGGCCGTGGCCTCCACCATACCCTCCAGGATGACCACGATCTCGAAGTCCTCTGACTCCAGCTCCTCCTTGCCCATGCCATACAGCGGGCTGTCCTCGTCGATCTCGTGGACAATGATGATGGGCGAGACCAGGAAGATACGGTCCAGGCCAATGTCGTAGCCCACGTTGAGGTCCCGCTGATCCAGCGGCAGGTACTCGCCCTCCTGGGTCATGTAGGGCTTGATGAGCTGGGCCCGCACGTGGGCCTCCACGATGTGGCTCTTTCGTAGGTTGCCCACGCGCCACATGAGGCAGAGCTTGCCATCGCGCACCGAGATGACGGCGTGGTGGCTGAACAGCAACGTCTGCGCCCGCTTCTTGGGCCGGGCCATCTTGGCCATGATGGTGCCAATCATGAAGGAGTCGATGACACAGCCCACGATGGACTGGACCACCACGGCGATGACCGCCAGCGGGCACTCCTCTGTCACACACCGGAACCCGTAGCCAATGGTCGTCTGCGTCTCCACCGAGAAGAGAAAGGCGCCCAGGAAGCCATTCACATGCATGATGCAGGGCTTAGGGGCCACGGGTGCGGCTCCACTGCCTCCCGCTGGGGGCCCCGCCGCGGCCCCTGCCGGGCCGGCCTCCAGGTCACCGTGGAAGAAGGCGATGCACCAGAAGAGGAGGCCGAAAAAGAGCCAGGAGACGAGGAAGGCCGCGGAGAAGATCATGAGCATGTAGCGCCAGCGCGTGTCCACGCACGTGGTGAAGATGTCCGCCATGTAGCGCTGCGACTTGTTGCTCAGGTTGGCGAAGTAGACGTTGCATTGGCCGTTCTTTTTGACGAAGCGGTTCCGGCGTTTCCGCCGGGGCACGTGGGCCTGCCCGTTGCGGCTGTGCCCGTGCATGTCCTGAAGCCGGCGTGGTCACCTGGGAAGACGCGGGGCCTGCAGGGGAGAAGCCAGACACGTGAGGTGCCAGGGAGCAAGTGGGTACTGTGGGGGACGGCTCTCCAAATGCCCCCAGGGACCCAGGTTCCAGGGTGGCAAGGAACCTGCCCAAAGATGCCCAGGAGGGGAAAAGCCTGGACTAGGACCCAAAGTTTCCTTCACCACTCGGGCAGAATGTTAAGATGGTTCTGACAACAGCGAGAAAGTGCCTCTGTGGCCAGCCCAGCTCCAGGGTTGGGGCCTGCTGGACCAGTAGCTGAGGCCACTGGGATTCTGGTCCGAGTCCCAGCCCTTCCTGCTGCACCCTCTGCCCGTCATCCCCCTGCCAGAACCTCCTTTGAttgctcttccttttccttccaggaGCTTCTGGATGCCCATCTCAGCACCGCCCCCCACCGATCATCCCACTGGCCCTGAACAGAGGCTGTTGTGAATGCTCTGGGTCCCGCTCCCCTCCCTATGTTCAGCCTCTGCCTTTGGGTCTCTCAAGGGCTGGACATTCCCTTGTCCTGTCCAGTTCAGCAGCCACTGGCCACCTGTGCCTCTTACATtcagttaaaattaaataaaatgtcagcATCAGTTGCCCAgttgcactagccacatttcaagcgcTCAGTAGCCATGTGTGGCTACTGGCTACCATGCCGGACAGAGCAGGTTCAGGACAGTCCCTTCAATGCAGAAGTTTCTTCTGGGTAGCACTGGGACCCACAGCCCCACCTCAGTTCCTATCCTGTCCCCAGACTTGTCGGGAGCTGCGGTGGATGAAGACTCCAAAGTGGTGGTCAAGATGGAAGGAAGGGGAGCTCAGAGTTTTGACCCCCGGGTAGGCATCCCTATTTCATATCACAGGTGAGGGAATGGGGGCTTAGAGAGGAAAAGTGATCtat
This window of the Bos taurus isolate L1 Dominette 01449 registration number 42190680 breed Hereford chromosome 5, ARS-UCD2.0, whole genome shotgun sequence genome carries:
- the KCNJ4 gene encoding inward rectifier potassium channel 4 is translated as MHGHSRNGQAHVPRRKRRNRFVKKNGQCNVYFANLSNKSQRYMADIFTTCVDTRWRYMLMIFSAAFLVSWLFFGLLFWCIAFFHGDLEAGPAGAAAGPPAGGSGAAPVAPKPCIMHVNGFLGAFLFSVETQTTIGYGFRCVTEECPLAVIAVVVQSIVGCVIDSFMIGTIMAKMARPKKRAQTLLFSHHAVISVRDGKLCLMWRVGNLRKSHIVEAHVRAQLIKPYMTQEGEYLPLDQRDLNVGYDIGLDRIFLVSPIIIVHEIDEDSPLYGMGKEELESEDFEIVVILEGMVEATAMTTQARSSYLASEILWGHRFEPVVFEEKSHYKVDYSRFHKTYEVAGTPCCSARELQESKITVLPAPPPPPSAFCYENELALMSQEEEEMEEEAAAAAAVAAGLGLEAGSKEEAGIIRMLEFGSHLDLERMQATLPLDNISYRRESAI